In a genomic window of Physeter macrocephalus isolate SW-GA chromosome 14, ASM283717v5, whole genome shotgun sequence:
- the LOC102989062 gene encoding deoxyuridine 5'-triphosphate nucleotidohydrolase, mitochondrial — protein sequence MPCSQEAQVISPSKRARPAEEGGMRLRFVRLSEHATAPTKGSERAAGYDLYSAYDYTGPPMEKALVKTDIQTALPSGCYGRVAPRSGLAAKHFIDVGAGVIDEDYRGSVGVVLFNFGKEKFEVKKGDRIAQLICERIFYPEIEEVQVLDDTERGSGGFGSSGNN from the coding sequence ATGCCCTGCTCTCAAGAGGCACAAGTCATCTCCCCCAGCAAACGGGCCCGGCCTGCGGAGGAGGGCGGCATGCGGCTCCGCTTTGTCCGGCTTTCGGAGCACGCCACCGCTCCGACCAAGGGGTCCGAGCGCGCCGCGGGCTATGACCTATACAGTGCCTATGATTACACAGGACCACCCATGGAAAAAGCCCTTGTGAAAACAGACATTCAGACAGCTCTTCCTTCTGGGTGCTATGGGAGAGTAGCTCCACGTTCTGGCTTGGCTGCAAAACACTTCATAGATGTAGGAGCTGGTGTCATAGATGAAGATTATAGAGGAAGTGTTGGTGTCGTACTGTTTAATTTTGGCAAAGAAAAGTTCGAAGTCAAAAAGGGTGATCGAATTGCACAGCTCATTTGTGAACGGATATTTTACCCAGAAATAGAGGAAGTTCAAGTTTTAGATGACACTGAAAGGGGTTCAGGAGGTTTTGGTTCCAgtggaaataattaa